Genomic window (Zingiber officinale cultivar Zhangliang chromosome 2B, Zo_v1.1, whole genome shotgun sequence):
TTTCATCAAACATCTATTATTTTGCCTTTTTTATTTTTACCTAATATTAAATTGCACGACTTTCATTATAGcccttaaaatttataaaataatttataaaatatgtgTTCGTTCTGATAAAATGGGCGGCTGCTCCTTCTCCGCCTCCATCGACCTCTCTCCTTCACCGTCACTTCTTCCGTCCGtccctctcctctcctccttctcaTATTAATAGCAATTCATTCCTTCCCTCTCCCAGATCCAttccctttccctctcttctccgTTCGTTCCCGACCTCAATTCCTTCCTCTCCGTTCCAGATCGGATCGAATCGCCTTCTCTTCCTTCTCCTGCGGCTGATCTCGTCGGCCTCCGATCGACGGAGAACTCCCCCCGCGCATGCCTGCGTAGATCCTGATGAGGAGAAGCAGCAGCGGCGGAGGGGAAGGCGACCCAGAGGCGGCGAAGATGAGCGCGAGGGCGGCGGCGGGGCCGCCCTCGCCTGCGGATGGGCGGTTCTTCACCGTCGGGCTCGTCGCCGCCTGGTACTCCTCCAACATCGGGGTGCTCCTCCTCAATAAGTACCTGCTCAGCAACTACGGGTTCAAGTACCCGATCTTCCTCACCATGTGCCACATGGCGGCCTGCTCCCTCTTCAGCTACGTCTCCATCGCCTGGCTCAAGATCGTGCCGATGCAGTCCGTCCGGTCGCGGGTCCAGTTCCTCAAGATCGCTGCGCTCAGCCTCGTCTTCTGCGGTTCGGTGGTCAGCGGGAACGTGTCGCTCCGCTACCTCCCGGTCTCGTTCAATCAGGCCGTTGGCGCTACCACGCCATTCTTCACGGCCGTCTTCGCTTATCTCATGACTTTTCGGAAAGAGTCATGGCTCACATACATTACCCTCGTGCCCGTCGTCACCGGTGTTATTATTGCTAGTGGGGTGAGTCCTCAGTTTCAACGTATATTGGCTGCATCTACTGTTTCCCTAAATTTAACTGCGCTCTACATTCCAGCAATTGATTCAATCTATATTACTCTCTACGCATGTGAATTGAGGAAAAAAATGTTTTCCATAACCCCCATTCTCTAGCGCAACTGCGTAAGTGAATTGAGAGGGAAAAAAAAGTGTTTTACATAACCCCGATTCATCTGTGATACATCTGAGAGATTTACCCGGGTCCCAAGAATGGTTGAATCATGTATACATTAGACTATGTCTGCTAGCAGATACATGGATCTTGCTGATCCTGGCCACATATAATCGATGAGCAGATCAAACATAAGTCCGTGTTGTGATTTAGATTAGATCATTGAATTTGATGCGTGACTCACCTCCTTTTTAATGTGATGAGTTTCAAGTGCAATAAATGAATTTgtattgttttttttattattcatctTGCTGCGTCTCCTTGTGGTTCCTCTCTTAAACCAATTGCTTAAAAGATGTTATCTGAATGGTTCTAAATCGGCTTACTAACTTGGATATTCTTAGTATAGTTGCTTCATTCCCGCCATTCCATGTTGCCTACAATTCACTCTTCCTAATTGATTCTCTTTTGTTTGCACACATCTCATAGATTCAACAAATTGTTTAACTGCTTCTGTTGCTTACATCTATATGTTAGAAATCTATTTAGAAAAGTCTAGCAGGAGATGATTTTTAATTCATCCAACATACCAAAGAAGACACTAcctattcaaaaaaaaattgtaaaattggGTAAAGAAAAGTGGAGAGTTTAGAAGTTATCTGGTTGAGGTGCTGATATACCAACTCTATTCTTTAAGAAAATATTGCTTTCTACAGGTATAAATGGAGTGATAATTTTCTCCCTAGATTCGACAACTAATTTGTCTTGtataggtgcactccaaaatgcAAGGTAGAGGTAAAGATGAGATATTTGTAGAAAAAGAACATTAACTATCTTAAACACTGCAAGCCTCCTTTATATCATGCGGAGGAGACTGGACTGATCTAAAGTTGTCATTGGTGGATAGAATTGATCCATTTTGATTGCTTCATTCAAATCCATCCAAGGTCATTAGATCTGTGTGAATAAATATCTATCCTACCTTTAATTTTCCCAATAAAAAATTGCTCAcacaaaaaggaaattttaagaattttttttcagatttaatatatatatatattggaataattttttttagttacaTAAAATTTATAGCACTACCCTTGTTCAGAAATGACATGAAACAAATAAATTAGCTTATCTAAGACAGTAGGAAATTAGCAACATACTTGAGTCAAGTAGCCATGAGTTTCTTAGGCTTTGATTCTCTGTTTGTGCTTTGTTCTGATGTGATAATTCTTTGTTCACCATCCATGTATTTTTATGTTCATATAAATGGTTTTCCTAAACATATGGATTTCATACAGTAAAAAAACTTCTTTTGGAAAAAAAGAGTAAAAGATGTGAATACTGAGATGTCGATGGTTTGAATTTATAGGGGGAGCCAAGCTTTCATTTGTTTGGTTTTATTATGTGTATTAGTGCCACTGCTGCTAGGGCACTTAAGTCAGTGCTGCAGGGAATACTGATGTCCTCTGAAGGGTGAGTTATAATCACTTGTAAATTTAGAAgagaaatatattttctatcttcTTATCGACGTCCTTGATGTTCAGGGAGAAGTTGAACTCCATGAATCTCCTTTTATATATGGCTCCAATAGCAGTTGTTTTGCTACTTCCTGCAACAATTATAATGGAGAAAAATGTGGTGGGCATTACATTGGCACTTGCTAGAAAAGACTTCAACATTATATGGTACCTGCTGTTTAATTCTTCTATGGCCTACTTTGTGAATTTGACCAATTTTCTGGTCACTAAGCATACCAGTGCTTTGACACTCCAGGTACGCTTTGTTGGAATATCGCTCCTGGCACTTTATTTCTTATCTTTGTTTCATGAAAgtgcatattttttttataaaaaaaatgcattACTTGTGGAAAGATATGGAATCCTTGCAAGCTATTTGgttattgaaataaatttttagattttgGAAATTTTGAATGTCTACTCTATTAGATGAACCAAGCGAACCAAGGATTAATTGAATTGATCTGACTAACCAGGTTGAAATATaacaaagagtttttttttaaaaaatattttaactcttGATTTCGTAGAACaaaatcatttcattttttttttaaatttccctaACCCATGAAATCCCTAACAAAATGTGTTCATATGTGCATATTTTCTTGTCCCCCTCCCAAGTACTTGTATGACAATATGAGTGTTTCTTTTTtgctattttgttttttttactggtaacccggtgcacgaagctctcgtCATGCAGGTCTcggagaaggatccattgtacgcagtcttaccctgctctTTTGCTATTTTGTTGTTTATGAAAATTTCTAGCCAACTTGTTTATTAGACACATTAACAGACCTTGTATAATAATTGGTTGTGAATTGTCAGTGCAatgaatttacaaaaaaaaaatcacgcTCGAGTTCATtcttgttgttttttttaaaacaaatataattcatACATGGGTTTTGTGTACAGTAGCATTACATTTCTCAAAATTTCGAAAGTGGCTTTTGCCATTAGTTCTAGCAAAATTAGCTCACATCTGTGCAGTGGAATCTGAATCTCTATCCACATAACAATAATCCTTGACACAACATAATAGGCAAGGATTTGCTATCAAATTATGTAATTACCAAGCCATTTAGCGATGTTACAGGTTCTACATGGATCTGAGTTACTTGCCTCGAACTCATGCTTCGTGAGTTCCATAACAATCCCTGTTCATTGTTTTGTTGTAGGTTCTGGGAAACGCAAAAGGAGCTGTGGCAGTGGTTATCTCAATCTTAATATTCAGGAACCCAGTTTCCTTCACAGGAATGGCTGGGTACACACTTACCATCATCGGTGTAATCCTCTACAGCGAGTCTAAGAAGCGTAACAAGGGAGGCTAATTCAAGGAGAACCACCAGTAAACTCCTCTACCTCCCTAATCGTTATTCCTTCGTCAAACGCACCCTATAATTTTACAAAATCACATAGATGCACTCCCCCTCTCTTCCATTTGGATGCTGAATAGTGCTGTAGATGGGAGCTATTTGTTGTACCATGCCTCACTTTCATTAGTTAGAATGCATTCTGGGCCTTTATCATATCAATGGCTATAGACAAATAGGTTCAGTAGTTTGAGTTCTTACATTCTTTGTGACAGTATTTGTTCCATCTATAAATTCAGACGAACATCATTTTGTCGATACAAATCACCATTTTTCCTTTCAGTAGTTTGAGTTCTTTCATTTGAATCTTTGACTTCGATAACTCAGCTAGCCCAATCTGTTTTTATTTTGTATAATTTTGAACATGCTAGCACTTAATTTTATCTCCAGTCTAAATGTTCTTAAATTATGCAAATTctcttaaaatactttttaaatcaTAGGAAATTCTAATTAGTGTTCACGTTACAgcaattattttttatgaattaagACTGACTGAATAGGGAGGAGCAAtttcgataaaaaaaaaaaataaagggtgACACACtattttaataattatgaaaAAGGACTCTTTTAATTATTCTAATAAAAATGGGTAATCTTTGGATATAATATAAATTTGGATGAAATTGAAAGAGTGATATTGCACACTTGAGAGTTGACCCTCTATGTCGTCTATTCTCTCGTCTTGTCACTGCCAAACTACAAACATTAACAAAGTGATGGAACTTTACTAATCACATCAATTAACTACTAATTGGATCATTCTTGACTTTCATAAAcattaataaataaatcaaatctcTTTCCACCCTAAATTATTTATTTGATGGTCAGTTATAAGTTAATTTCATGATTTATCGTATAACTTGTGAAAAGAATGTGAGAGAGCGAATGTAATCATTTTTGTTACAATAAATAAATTGAACTTTACTAATCATGTCAATTAACTACTAATTAGATGGTTCTCCACCTTCGTAAACATTAATGAATTGATTGCGGCATGATGTGATAGTAAGTGATAGAGCGGTATATCCATGTAACGAGAATTCAATTCTTGAGCGTATCAAACACCCGTGATGTTCGTCATGATCCATTTGCACTTCTCAAATTTACCTAATGGTCGATTTGTGGGGATTAGCCATCAACTTTCGGGATTAATTAGATTGCAAGAGTTGATACTTGGgttaacaaaaaaatttaaaaaaaaatgatcggATTTCACTAATCAATTATATTAGAGTAAAAAAGTACATCCTAGGTGACCCAATATCACCGACCTCTGGCTAGATATAAATAGATAAATTACGAAGGACATTATTATCTTAACATAGTGATCCTTTACATAGAGAAGATTAaacatttaataaaatattttgtatAATTGTAATATTGTATCTACTGTAAATTAACCATAACATCTATTAAACCAACCCCTCACCAACTCTGTCAACCCGCCACTAATCAAGTCTATTAACCACTTATTAGATCGTTATCCACCTTCATTAGCGTCCATATCaagctaaaaaaaaaacatgtttcgTCGTTTATTCAGCTTTTCTCTTCCCTAGGAAAATTTCCACAGACCATGACAAACGCTTGTTCCACGGCCCCCGCGCGCAGAGCCAGTGGCCGTTGTGGACACGCAGCCCCTATCTACCGTCCAATCCGCGATGGCGTCCATCTTGACCGTCCGTGCATCTTCCTCCCTCTTTCCTTCCCCCCTCTCTTTCCTCGCAATTATTCCCTCCTCCCTTTCCTCTCCCTCTGCTATAAATTCAGCCAGAAGGCGACTCGAACCTGATCGAAATCGAAAAGGGTtgcctcttgttcttcttcttcctacggATCAGAGATGGACGGAGCTCCGGCGAACGATTTCCCGGTCACGGTGGCGCACGGCGGGCGGTACTTGCAGTACAACATCTTCGGCAACTTGTTCGAGGTCACGGCGAAGTATCGGCCTCCGATCATGCCCATCGGGAGGGGTGCCTACGGGATCGTCTGGTAATCGCTCGATCGAAGGCCTAATCGATCGATCTTGGTTTCTGATTTCTCTTTAGATCGATTCGATCGGTtgacttttttttaatattttttggaTAGTTTGGGGGTGATTTACTGTTTTTGGATCTCGTAGCTCGGTGATGAACACGGAGACGAGGGACATGGTGGCGATCAAGAAGATCGCGAACGCGTTCGACAACCACATGGACGCGAAGCGGACGTTGAGGGAGATCAAGCTCCTTCGCCACTTGGATCATGAGAATGTAAGAACAGTCGCTGTTTTGCGATTTCGGTATTTTGCCGGAAATTTTGAACTAAAAGCTTTGCTATTGATTGATTGGTAAGATCGTTGGAATAAGGGACGTGATTCCGCCTCCGATGCCTCAAACCTTCAACGACGTGTACGTCGCCACCGAGCTCATGGACACCGACCTCCACCACATTATCCGCTCCAACCAAGAGCTCTCCGAGGAGCACTCCCAAGTAAAATTTCACTCTGTCCCTTTCATCCTCCTCCTCGCACATTAATCTTCAACTCTTGAGTCAAAAACCTTCTTTATTTCGTCTTTTCCAGTACTTTTTATACCAAATACTTCGGGGATTGAAGTACATACACTCGGCCAAAGTGATTCACAGAGACCTGAAGCCGAGCAATCTGCTGCTGAACGCAAATTGCGATCTCAAGATATGCGATTTTGGGCTCGCTCGGCCGACATCAGAGAACGATATCATGACAGAATACGTGGTGACGAGGTGGTACCGGGCCCCCGAGTTGCTGCTCAACTCATCGGATTACACTGCGGCCATCGATTTATGGTCGGTGGGTTGCATCTTTATGGAATTGATGAACAGGCAGGCGCTCTTCCCAGGGAGAGACCATATGAACCAGATGCGTCTCATCACAGAGGTAATGATCAAGATTAAGCATTTTTAATACACATTTTGATGCAAGAACCAATTAATTTTATAGAATCTAGAACTTGTCAAGATGGAAGTAGAAATTAAACCAGGGCTTCTATTCGAGTAGTGTTGTGAAGCCACTGATTTATCTGTTTTCAGCTTATTGGCACTCCCACAGAAGCTGAGCTTGACTTCCTCCGGAATGAGGATGCAAGAAGGTACATGAAGCACCTGCCTCAATTTCCTCCCAAGTCATTTGCCAGTATGTTTCCACATATCAATCCGGTTGCCATCGATCTCATTGAAAGAATGCTGACATTTGATCCAAACAAGAGGATTACAGGTACCTGTTCTTTCATGATTGTGCACTGTTAAATTTGACGTTTAGGATTTAACTTTTAGAACTAATTGGGTTATGATACAAGTTCCTCATTTCCTTTCCATGATGGAGTGTGCTAAGTAGGGCAAGACAACCTAGAAGTTATGTTATTGTCAAGTGATAAGAACTATATTAAGGAAGTCAAATTAGTGTTAGTTTGATTAAATGAATCAAATGATCATGTCTAGATTTCTAGATTTTCATATTTATGTCAATGTTCACACAAACAATTTCTTCACCTAGAAATAATCAAGAGTTCTAATCATACCTCAAGCAGTAAAAGCTCCACGTTGGAACCCTAACCACATTTCAGGCCAAGTTGTATCTGACTCAACCAAATCACCTAAACCTCAGTTGAACCCTTTTCATGTTTAGGCGAATCAGATTCCCAGTCTTTTCCATCTTGACTGAACTCCAACCACCCCGTTTCTCGTCTGGTTAATCCCTTAGAGCTAAAACCTGCATTAGGTTCAAGGATCTAGCAGTTTATCTCTCTGTTGTGATTTCGTCCATAAAACATTAGCAAGGTCTATCGAAATCCCATAACCATGCGGTTAATCAAGattatactttaaaataagaGGACCAGGATTTCTTAGGGTTTCGAACCAGAAGACTGTCTAACTCCGAACTCTAGGATTTGTCGAACAAAACTCAGATACCTAGGAAATGGGCTACAATGCACTTAATGAAACACATTTGACACTTGAATCAGTCCAAAAAACGTGTGCTTAATTATGTTTTGCAACTGTGCATGGTCTTGTGCAGTGGAAGAAGCATTGGCTCATCCATACCTTGAGAGGCTTCATGACATAGCAGACGAACCCATTTGCACGGAACCCTTCTCCTTTGATTTTGAACAGCAAGCCCTCACAGAGGACCAGATGAAGGAGCTCATTTTTAGAGAAGCTTTAGCATTTAATCCAGACTACAGTTTTTAATgtcaataataacaataaaaaaaaaacatctctCTATAGATATATAGTGTGCCCATTATCCCCACCCCCCGTGTAAATATTAGAAATCATGTCatgttttttaattattttttttgggtAATTGATGGAGTGTTGCTTGGATGTATTTGTGTGGATTTTTGGTAGAAAAGATGGAGTCATTataagtcagaattcaagaataaagaaaTTTTATGTGCTGTCACATTCATTTTTACCTCATGAAACCAAATTTACAATAAAATGAATGGCTAATTAGGCTCATCTGTCTTAATTTCTGTGTTATATGTTCATTAACTTGCTTAATATTTCATGAGTGTCTGGATAACTGAATTTAGTTATCTTTAATTTGACCGTGTATTTATGGGCTTCAATGATGAGATGAGGACAAATTCACAAAATTAGATTTGCTATTAAATTTGGGAAGATATTGTCGGTCAGGGACTATAAATGTGTGGACTAGATAGATACACAGAGTAGTCATGAGTCTCATGACTAATATAATTATAATGTTGTAATAATGACTGTACATCTATAATATAGTTAAATTTTTATCCTATGACCACTAGGCACTAGCTTTATTTCTACTAGTGTTGACCAACTAGGGCAGGACTGGAGTTGATTATGAAAATTGAATGATCCACTAGCAAAACATGCTGTTGAGCACTATAATTttggttaaaaaaatattatattaatcaATCGATAAGTGCGGATGTTCGATGCCGCTCCCGGTGCGGTCGGAGTTGGTAAAATCATGATCGTAGATCGTTTGGACAAGAAGCACAAATCgatcttggtttatgaagaattTTATAGTAAAATCAGAACAATATTAGTAGGATTGAATCATGATCCGCAGGAGGATGGATGGAAATTTCAAGAGACTATAACTTTTATCTTGATTTAAATCACGGATTTATAATATATGAAATCGATCTATAGTTTAATTCTGTCCAAGAGTCGAGGTGATGGACATTAGGGATGTGACACTCTTGTTGACCATGGCCCGTGTGTAACCTTCGATGAGACTAGCCTGCAAGCACAAaaacgttagtgccgagccagggagtggttcccctgcgatggtcctccgacgctcaaatcagaaCTCCGACAAAAGCAGCAAgcaaacaaagaaacgaaagtgacagcgtaactgtagctacagtagaatgAGCATATCTCCGACGAAACTTGgggctccttatataggaccccgagaGCGCGCGTGGATGCTTCTCGATGCACGCATGCTTCTCAAAGTCTTCCCTGAAAGGACATGTCAGAAAAAGTACCTCTGACGTCATACCTCAATGACCCGAGCATATCCTAATAAGACAAtgaaagcttccgtcgtacgattatATGTCTGAtcatgccgccgaccatgctaTCTATCTACGGCACGAGTCTCGATGAGGATATTAGTCAATCCTGTCTTTGTCTGCTAGTGGGTCGAGCGGGTGGGCGTAGGGGGGGAGGTCGCTCGGCTACTTCCACTGTCTGGGCCGAGCGGGTCGGCCACTGGGCTACTTCCACTGTCTGGGCCGAGCGAGTTGGCCACTCGGCTACTTCCACTGTTTGGGCCGAGCGGGTCGTGTTTCCGTTTCGTTGACAGTGATTTGATCTTTGGCCGGTCGGGATGTCCACCTGGCACATGTCCCGCCGCCCGACACATGACTTACCGGTCGGCGCCTGCTTTGGTGATAGTCTTTTGAGCGCCGGAAGCTCGGTGCGAGACCAAGCTGTAATAACATTGGACTGGCCACTCCTTAGTCTGATCGGCTGATGGGGTTGCCCGGTCGGACGCTAGCCTGGGGCGTTGACCGCCTTAACTCTAACCTTTCAAGTGGCGCTGACCTCCTGCGGGGTGGGGCCCTACctaaccaccggatcacgtgtctccccttcaagtctagtcgaaggatgcTGCAAGTCTGACTGCCTGGACAAGTAGTCTGGAGATCAGTTAGCCGATCGGCTATGAGACTAGTTGGACCCCGATCGGTCTGTGCGGGACTGATCTTCTAGGTCGCTCGGCGATCTGATTTTTTGCACTAAGGAGGTTTCTCCTTCGGCGTCTTTAGATGGGCACGAGCCACGCGGTTAAATGCTGGCGTCGCCCaaattgttgggttcttcgggccgcgaaaatcgctttttcgcgtcgcggaaaccccgagtcacccaaagccatggatctcgtgcaaagattcgtaaacaaaaattatcgaaaaacctttttcttgtacgagtttgtaaaaactttagatctacactagatgagagttataccttcgaagcgagccctttcgcgttcccgctcgtccaaggagttgccggatctcaagttgtcaaagtagacaacctctatatgtatccacacggacacgtaggtggagaaaaccttacgcaaaggtgtgctagcaccttggtaagattcggccaaggcaaggaggagagggagaggaagagcttcaagaggaggaagaagaagatacaccattTGAATGGAAAAAATGAAATCCACATGAatcccaaagtggccggccactctaccttgtgaaaactcccaaattaattgcattaattgcaattaatatgaagttattaagaaaatggctttgtaacttccatgaggtggcaaccatgatgatgtggtgcatcatcattggtccacatcaatgccaactcaccaatgaggtggcataaagtcaagtcaaacttgacttttaaacttcctctcaagtcaagtcaaacttgaccaaatctcttccatggttgatctaatctaaccatttgaatcaagctaacttaatataatgaatctaattcattaaattaagttgatttaatgagtcataatctaaattagactcattgaatacatgaatcaacttgagtccaactcaagttagcccaattaggattatttttaatccaatttgattcatcaaatgaatctaatcctcttggttcatcatatgaacctaatctccatctaattgtccttagtgtgtgaccctataggttcttgtaacgttggcaatgccctaaacacatttaggagcataagtaatgagcggtatctagcaacacatcattactacccaagttacaagaatgtcgagatccgacatcaccttgtgactaccaattgtgactcctcacaaaataatgacaagtgtccttctatcctagacatctagattgatcaatatgaggcatagaccgtgtcatcctctaatcaatctaaatcttgaaccccaagt
Coding sequences:
- the LOC122047845 gene encoding probable sugar phosphate/phosphate translocator At3g11320; its protein translation is MRRSSSGGGEGDPEAAKMSARAAAGPPSPADGRFFTVGLVAAWYSSNIGVLLLNKYLLSNYGFKYPIFLTMCHMAACSLFSYVSIAWLKIVPMQSVRSRVQFLKIAALSLVFCGSVVSGNVSLRYLPVSFNQAVGATTPFFTAVFAYLMTFRKESWLTYITLVPVVTGVIIASGGEPSFHLFGFIMCISATAARALKSVLQGILMSSEGEKLNSMNLLLYMAPIAVVLLLPATIIMEKNVVGITLALARKDFNIIWYLLFNSSMAYFVNLTNFLVTKHTSALTLQVLGNAKGAVAVVISILIFRNPVSFTGMAGYTLTIIGVILYSESKKRNKGG
- the LOC122047844 gene encoding mitogen-activated protein kinase 5-like isoform X1 — protein: MDGAPANDFPVTVAHGGRYLQYNIFGNLFEVTAKYRPPIMPIGRGAYGIVCSVMNTETRDMVAIKKIANAFDNHMDAKRTLREIKLLRHLDHENIVGIRDVIPPPMPQTFNDVYVATELMDTDLHHIIRSNQELSEEHSQYFLYQILRGLKYIHSAKVIHRDLKPSNLLLNANCDLKICDFGLARPTSENDIMTEYVVTRWYRAPELLLNSSDYTAAIDLWSVGCIFMELMNRQALFPGRDHMNQMRLITELIGTPTEAELDFLRNEDARRYMKHLPQFPPKSFASMFPHINPVAIDLIERMLTFDPNKRITVEEALAHPYLERLHDIADEPICTEPFSFDFEQQALTEDQMKELIFREALAFNPDYSF
- the LOC122047844 gene encoding mitogen-activated protein kinase 5-like isoform X2; its protein translation is MNTETRDMVAIKKIANAFDNHMDAKRTLREIKLLRHLDHENIVGIRDVIPPPMPQTFNDVYVATELMDTDLHHIIRSNQELSEEHSQYFLYQILRGLKYIHSAKVIHRDLKPSNLLLNANCDLKICDFGLARPTSENDIMTEYVVTRWYRAPELLLNSSDYTAAIDLWSVGCIFMELMNRQALFPGRDHMNQMRLITELIGTPTEAELDFLRNEDARRYMKHLPQFPPKSFASMFPHINPVAIDLIERMLTFDPNKRITVEEALAHPYLERLHDIADEPICTEPFSFDFEQQALTEDQMKELIFREALAFNPDYSF